In one window of Thunnus thynnus chromosome 23, fThuThy2.1, whole genome shotgun sequence DNA:
- the LOC137176119 gene encoding uncharacterized protein isoform X2 — MNWVGGSRNRLMMKNDAKKQREFFERRKMQQKLQNMGIALPESPKGASSGSMDLVTLFVVNQIAAKKENKDPPKVAVLSSCNRRSKHKRNEPLVLPMSPCSPSQLSLVESQPLYSVQGTRKRKHIIPQGFKCQQLSPVLESAFSDNSASDYLLPRADLLSPFSSTSSASSGQGIFPLQLNLQQRGQTQAQPPPHCSPPPWDTSGLEQTEFQPFSQPRGMTDGVSWSSGSNPTFYQLETPTAAQVLFGSPKPNKARDRARREVTFSLNQAGDKDPILDFTLNQSESEQQFEEDVFRGFSNEEYDREASHFGSAKTRLYLKEETPVKSSAPQTVPDSQCMGVELSNCTDMNFSCLEHNNGCMNGCEFSPSYSCRGGYLSSDSNDDEEFCQSMDHTCCTDTVNPNLGSEGNPTHRPLTPHIKPQKNTGDYQKCMENDLRSDGTAQFVSPHSQTPISEQCKFEKTSNEMRNAGTQTVNIFTVETCDASTQCSLLLDSVSKAPGFNLHLPPVDMSVQHSATGRQTGCIDAAAESTTHTDSSANSRSGGNHTPWSKTQFKAGSLSGILNKFTANISEGKVILQRPINPFVDVLSMTEGKGEQDGEGRDERGQQENGPLMKDFSDEVREELTSTTRVNRLSEEAETLQEIADILLLLKQRKREG, encoded by the exons ATGAACTGGGTTGGGGGTTCAAG GAACCGCTTAATGATGAAGAATGATGCGAAAAAGCAGCGG GAGTTCtttgagaggagaaaaatgcAACAGAAACTGCAAAACATGGGGATTGCTCTGCCAGAATCCCCCAAGGGCGCTAGCTCTGGTAGTATGGACCTGGTGACCCTGTTTGTTGTGAACCAGATTGCTgcaaagaaggaaaacaaag atcCCCCTAAAGTAGCAGTTCTCAGCAGCTGTAATCGCAGATCCAAACATAAGAGAAATGAGCCACTGGTACTGCCAATGAGCCCCtgctctccctcacagctgagTCTGGTTGAGAGCCAACCTCTGTACAG CGTTCAAGgaacgagaaaaagaaagcACATCATTCCACAAGGGTTCAAGTGTCAGCAG CTGTCACCGGTGCTGGAGTCAGCGTTCTCAGACAACAGTGCATCTGACTACCTGCTGCCCAGAGCTGATCTCCTCAGCCCGTTCTCCTCCACCTCATCAGCCTCCTCAGGTCAAG GAATATTCCCCTTGCAGCTGAATCTCCAGCAGAGAGGCCAGACACAAGCACAGCCACCTCCTCACTGCTCCCCTCCACCCTGGGACACCTCGGGACTGGAGCAGACTGAG TTTCAGCCTTTCTCTCAGCCCAGAGGTATGACAGACGGTGTCTCCTGGTCCAGTGGATCAAACCCGACCTTTTACCAACTGGAGACACCCACAGCAGCCCAAGTCCTGTTTGGAAGTCCAAAGCCAAA TAAGGCCAGGGACCGTGCAAGACGTGAAGTCACCTTCTCTCTAAACCAAGCGGGGGACAAGGACCCCATCTTGGACTTCACTCTTAACCAGTCAGAAAGTGAGCAGCAGTTTGAGGAAGATGTCTTTAGGGGCTTCAGCAATGAAGAATATGATAGAGAGG CTTCTCATTTTGGGAGTGCAAAAACAAGGCTATATCTCAAAGAGGAAACACCAGTCAAATCTTCAGCACCACA aACTGTCCCTGACTCACAGTGCATGGGAGTGGAG CTCTCCAACTGCACTGACATGAACTTTT CATGCCTTGAACACAACAATGGCTGCATGAATGGCTGTGAATTTTCGCCAAGTTACTCTTGTAGAGGAGGTTACCTTAGTTCAGATTCGAATGAT GATGAAGAATTTTGTCAGTCGATGGACCACACCTGCTGCACAGATACTGTAAACCCAAACCTGGGCTCGGAGGGGAATCCAACACACAGGCCTCTCACTCCACACATAAAACCCCAAAAGAACACCGGAGATTATCAGAAATGTATGGAGAATGACTTGAGAAGTGATGGCACAGCTCAGTTTGTATCTCCTCACTCTCAAACTCCAATCTCAGAGCAATGCAAATTCGAGAAAACCTCCAATGAAATGCGAAACGCAGGAACTCAAACCGTCAACATTTTCACAGTCGAGACATGCGACGCTTCGACTCAGTGCAGTCTGTTATTAGACAGCGTGAGCAAAGCCCCTGGGTTCAACTTGCACCTGCCACCTGTTGACATGTCAGTACAACATTCAGCCACAGGGAGGCAGACTGGCTGCATAGACGCTGCTGCAGagtcaaccacacacacagattcatcAGCCAACTCCAGGAGTGGAGGGAACCATACGCCCTGGAGCAAGACACAATTCAAGGCTGGCTCCCTATCAGGCATATTAAACAAATTCACTGCAAACATTAGTGAAGGCAAAGTGATCCTGCAGAGACCCATAAACCCCTTTGTAGATGTTTTGAGCATGACTGAAGGCAAAG GTGAGCAGGATGGAGAGGGCAGAGACGAGAGAGGGCAACAAGAAAACGGCCCTCTGATGAAAGACTTCTCAGACGAAGTGAGGGAGGAGCTCACATCTACCACCAGAGTTAACAGGCTCTCAGAAGAGGCAGAAACACTTCAGGAAATAGCCGACATTTTGCTCCTGctgaagcagagaaagagagagggatga
- the LOC137176119 gene encoding uncharacterized protein isoform X1 yields the protein MNWVGGSRNRLMMKNDAKKQREFFERRKMQQKLQNMGIALPESPKGASSGSMDLVTLFVVNQIAAKKENKDPPKVAVLSSCNRRSKHKRNEPLVLPMSPCSPSQLSLVESQPLYSVQGTRKRKHIIPQGFKCQQLSPVLESAFSDNSASDYLLPRADLLSPFSSTSSASSGQGQLKLVSSGIFPLQLNLQQRGQTQAQPPPHCSPPPWDTSGLEQTEFQPFSQPRGMTDGVSWSSGSNPTFYQLETPTAAQVLFGSPKPNKARDRARREVTFSLNQAGDKDPILDFTLNQSESEQQFEEDVFRGFSNEEYDREASHFGSAKTRLYLKEETPVKSSAPQTVPDSQCMGVELSNCTDMNFSCLEHNNGCMNGCEFSPSYSCRGGYLSSDSNDDEEFCQSMDHTCCTDTVNPNLGSEGNPTHRPLTPHIKPQKNTGDYQKCMENDLRSDGTAQFVSPHSQTPISEQCKFEKTSNEMRNAGTQTVNIFTVETCDASTQCSLLLDSVSKAPGFNLHLPPVDMSVQHSATGRQTGCIDAAAESTTHTDSSANSRSGGNHTPWSKTQFKAGSLSGILNKFTANISEGKVILQRPINPFVDVLSMTEGKGEQDGEGRDERGQQENGPLMKDFSDEVREELTSTTRVNRLSEEAETLQEIADILLLLKQRKREG from the exons ATGAACTGGGTTGGGGGTTCAAG GAACCGCTTAATGATGAAGAATGATGCGAAAAAGCAGCGG GAGTTCtttgagaggagaaaaatgcAACAGAAACTGCAAAACATGGGGATTGCTCTGCCAGAATCCCCCAAGGGCGCTAGCTCTGGTAGTATGGACCTGGTGACCCTGTTTGTTGTGAACCAGATTGCTgcaaagaaggaaaacaaag atcCCCCTAAAGTAGCAGTTCTCAGCAGCTGTAATCGCAGATCCAAACATAAGAGAAATGAGCCACTGGTACTGCCAATGAGCCCCtgctctccctcacagctgagTCTGGTTGAGAGCCAACCTCTGTACAG CGTTCAAGgaacgagaaaaagaaagcACATCATTCCACAAGGGTTCAAGTGTCAGCAG CTGTCACCGGTGCTGGAGTCAGCGTTCTCAGACAACAGTGCATCTGACTACCTGCTGCCCAGAGCTGATCTCCTCAGCCCGTTCTCCTCCACCTCATCAGCCTCCTCAGGTCAAG GCCAACTCAAATTGGTCTCTTCAGGAATATTCCCCTTGCAGCTGAATCTCCAGCAGAGAGGCCAGACACAAGCACAGCCACCTCCTCACTGCTCCCCTCCACCCTGGGACACCTCGGGACTGGAGCAGACTGAG TTTCAGCCTTTCTCTCAGCCCAGAGGTATGACAGACGGTGTCTCCTGGTCCAGTGGATCAAACCCGACCTTTTACCAACTGGAGACACCCACAGCAGCCCAAGTCCTGTTTGGAAGTCCAAAGCCAAA TAAGGCCAGGGACCGTGCAAGACGTGAAGTCACCTTCTCTCTAAACCAAGCGGGGGACAAGGACCCCATCTTGGACTTCACTCTTAACCAGTCAGAAAGTGAGCAGCAGTTTGAGGAAGATGTCTTTAGGGGCTTCAGCAATGAAGAATATGATAGAGAGG CTTCTCATTTTGGGAGTGCAAAAACAAGGCTATATCTCAAAGAGGAAACACCAGTCAAATCTTCAGCACCACA aACTGTCCCTGACTCACAGTGCATGGGAGTGGAG CTCTCCAACTGCACTGACATGAACTTTT CATGCCTTGAACACAACAATGGCTGCATGAATGGCTGTGAATTTTCGCCAAGTTACTCTTGTAGAGGAGGTTACCTTAGTTCAGATTCGAATGAT GATGAAGAATTTTGTCAGTCGATGGACCACACCTGCTGCACAGATACTGTAAACCCAAACCTGGGCTCGGAGGGGAATCCAACACACAGGCCTCTCACTCCACACATAAAACCCCAAAAGAACACCGGAGATTATCAGAAATGTATGGAGAATGACTTGAGAAGTGATGGCACAGCTCAGTTTGTATCTCCTCACTCTCAAACTCCAATCTCAGAGCAATGCAAATTCGAGAAAACCTCCAATGAAATGCGAAACGCAGGAACTCAAACCGTCAACATTTTCACAGTCGAGACATGCGACGCTTCGACTCAGTGCAGTCTGTTATTAGACAGCGTGAGCAAAGCCCCTGGGTTCAACTTGCACCTGCCACCTGTTGACATGTCAGTACAACATTCAGCCACAGGGAGGCAGACTGGCTGCATAGACGCTGCTGCAGagtcaaccacacacacagattcatcAGCCAACTCCAGGAGTGGAGGGAACCATACGCCCTGGAGCAAGACACAATTCAAGGCTGGCTCCCTATCAGGCATATTAAACAAATTCACTGCAAACATTAGTGAAGGCAAAGTGATCCTGCAGAGACCCATAAACCCCTTTGTAGATGTTTTGAGCATGACTGAAGGCAAAG GTGAGCAGGATGGAGAGGGCAGAGACGAGAGAGGGCAACAAGAAAACGGCCCTCTGATGAAAGACTTCTCAGACGAAGTGAGGGAGGAGCTCACATCTACCACCAGAGTTAACAGGCTCTCAGAAGAGGCAGAAACACTTCAGGAAATAGCCGACATTTTGCTCCTGctgaagcagagaaagagagagggatga
- the LOC137176119 gene encoding uncharacterized protein isoform X3 — protein sequence MNWVGGSRNRLMMKNDAKKQREFFERRKMQQKLQNMGIALPESPKGASSGSMDLVTLFVVNQIAAKKENKDPPKVAVLSSCNRRSKHKRNEPLVLPMSPCSPSQLSLVESQPLYSVQGTRKRKHIIPQGFKCQQLSPVLESAFSDNSASDYLLPRADLLSPFSSTSSASSGIFPLQLNLQQRGQTQAQPPPHCSPPPWDTSGLEQTEFQPFSQPRGMTDGVSWSSGSNPTFYQLETPTAAQVLFGSPKPNKARDRARREVTFSLNQAGDKDPILDFTLNQSESEQQFEEDVFRGFSNEEYDREASHFGSAKTRLYLKEETPVKSSAPQTVPDSQCMGVELSNCTDMNFSCLEHNNGCMNGCEFSPSYSCRGGYLSSDSNDDEEFCQSMDHTCCTDTVNPNLGSEGNPTHRPLTPHIKPQKNTGDYQKCMENDLRSDGTAQFVSPHSQTPISEQCKFEKTSNEMRNAGTQTVNIFTVETCDASTQCSLLLDSVSKAPGFNLHLPPVDMSVQHSATGRQTGCIDAAAESTTHTDSSANSRSGGNHTPWSKTQFKAGSLSGILNKFTANISEGKVILQRPINPFVDVLSMTEGKGEQDGEGRDERGQQENGPLMKDFSDEVREELTSTTRVNRLSEEAETLQEIADILLLLKQRKREG from the exons ATGAACTGGGTTGGGGGTTCAAG GAACCGCTTAATGATGAAGAATGATGCGAAAAAGCAGCGG GAGTTCtttgagaggagaaaaatgcAACAGAAACTGCAAAACATGGGGATTGCTCTGCCAGAATCCCCCAAGGGCGCTAGCTCTGGTAGTATGGACCTGGTGACCCTGTTTGTTGTGAACCAGATTGCTgcaaagaaggaaaacaaag atcCCCCTAAAGTAGCAGTTCTCAGCAGCTGTAATCGCAGATCCAAACATAAGAGAAATGAGCCACTGGTACTGCCAATGAGCCCCtgctctccctcacagctgagTCTGGTTGAGAGCCAACCTCTGTACAG CGTTCAAGgaacgagaaaaagaaagcACATCATTCCACAAGGGTTCAAGTGTCAGCAG CTGTCACCGGTGCTGGAGTCAGCGTTCTCAGACAACAGTGCATCTGACTACCTGCTGCCCAGAGCTGATCTCCTCAGCCCGTTCTCCTCCACCTCATCAGCCTCCTCAG GAATATTCCCCTTGCAGCTGAATCTCCAGCAGAGAGGCCAGACACAAGCACAGCCACCTCCTCACTGCTCCCCTCCACCCTGGGACACCTCGGGACTGGAGCAGACTGAG TTTCAGCCTTTCTCTCAGCCCAGAGGTATGACAGACGGTGTCTCCTGGTCCAGTGGATCAAACCCGACCTTTTACCAACTGGAGACACCCACAGCAGCCCAAGTCCTGTTTGGAAGTCCAAAGCCAAA TAAGGCCAGGGACCGTGCAAGACGTGAAGTCACCTTCTCTCTAAACCAAGCGGGGGACAAGGACCCCATCTTGGACTTCACTCTTAACCAGTCAGAAAGTGAGCAGCAGTTTGAGGAAGATGTCTTTAGGGGCTTCAGCAATGAAGAATATGATAGAGAGG CTTCTCATTTTGGGAGTGCAAAAACAAGGCTATATCTCAAAGAGGAAACACCAGTCAAATCTTCAGCACCACA aACTGTCCCTGACTCACAGTGCATGGGAGTGGAG CTCTCCAACTGCACTGACATGAACTTTT CATGCCTTGAACACAACAATGGCTGCATGAATGGCTGTGAATTTTCGCCAAGTTACTCTTGTAGAGGAGGTTACCTTAGTTCAGATTCGAATGAT GATGAAGAATTTTGTCAGTCGATGGACCACACCTGCTGCACAGATACTGTAAACCCAAACCTGGGCTCGGAGGGGAATCCAACACACAGGCCTCTCACTCCACACATAAAACCCCAAAAGAACACCGGAGATTATCAGAAATGTATGGAGAATGACTTGAGAAGTGATGGCACAGCTCAGTTTGTATCTCCTCACTCTCAAACTCCAATCTCAGAGCAATGCAAATTCGAGAAAACCTCCAATGAAATGCGAAACGCAGGAACTCAAACCGTCAACATTTTCACAGTCGAGACATGCGACGCTTCGACTCAGTGCAGTCTGTTATTAGACAGCGTGAGCAAAGCCCCTGGGTTCAACTTGCACCTGCCACCTGTTGACATGTCAGTACAACATTCAGCCACAGGGAGGCAGACTGGCTGCATAGACGCTGCTGCAGagtcaaccacacacacagattcatcAGCCAACTCCAGGAGTGGAGGGAACCATACGCCCTGGAGCAAGACACAATTCAAGGCTGGCTCCCTATCAGGCATATTAAACAAATTCACTGCAAACATTAGTGAAGGCAAAGTGATCCTGCAGAGACCCATAAACCCCTTTGTAGATGTTTTGAGCATGACTGAAGGCAAAG GTGAGCAGGATGGAGAGGGCAGAGACGAGAGAGGGCAACAAGAAAACGGCCCTCTGATGAAAGACTTCTCAGACGAAGTGAGGGAGGAGCTCACATCTACCACCAGAGTTAACAGGCTCTCAGAAGAGGCAGAAACACTTCAGGAAATAGCCGACATTTTGCTCCTGctgaagcagagaaagagagagggatga
- the LOC137176119 gene encoding uncharacterized protein isoform X4 yields the protein MNWVGGSRNRLMMKNDAKKQREFFERRKMQQKLQNMGIALPESPKGASSGSMDLVTLFVVNQIAAKKENKDPPKVAVLSSCNRRSKHKRNEPLVLPMSPCSPSQLSLVESQPLYSVQGTRKRKHIIPQGFKCQQLSPVLESAFSDNSASDYLLPRADLLSPFSSTSSASSGQGQLKLVSSGIFPLQLNLQQRGQTQAQPPPHCSPPPWDTSGLEQTEFQPFSQPRGMTDGVSWSSGSNPTFYQLETPTAAQVLFGSPKPNKARDRARREVTFSLNQAGDKDPILDFTLNQSETSHFGSAKTRLYLKEETPVKSSAPQTVPDSQCMGVELSNCTDMNFSCLEHNNGCMNGCEFSPSYSCRGGYLSSDSNDDEEFCQSMDHTCCTDTVNPNLGSEGNPTHRPLTPHIKPQKNTGDYQKCMENDLRSDGTAQFVSPHSQTPISEQCKFEKTSNEMRNAGTQTVNIFTVETCDASTQCSLLLDSVSKAPGFNLHLPPVDMSVQHSATGRQTGCIDAAAESTTHTDSSANSRSGGNHTPWSKTQFKAGSLSGILNKFTANISEGKVILQRPINPFVDVLSMTEGKGEQDGEGRDERGQQENGPLMKDFSDEVREELTSTTRVNRLSEEAETLQEIADILLLLKQRKREG from the exons ATGAACTGGGTTGGGGGTTCAAG GAACCGCTTAATGATGAAGAATGATGCGAAAAAGCAGCGG GAGTTCtttgagaggagaaaaatgcAACAGAAACTGCAAAACATGGGGATTGCTCTGCCAGAATCCCCCAAGGGCGCTAGCTCTGGTAGTATGGACCTGGTGACCCTGTTTGTTGTGAACCAGATTGCTgcaaagaaggaaaacaaag atcCCCCTAAAGTAGCAGTTCTCAGCAGCTGTAATCGCAGATCCAAACATAAGAGAAATGAGCCACTGGTACTGCCAATGAGCCCCtgctctccctcacagctgagTCTGGTTGAGAGCCAACCTCTGTACAG CGTTCAAGgaacgagaaaaagaaagcACATCATTCCACAAGGGTTCAAGTGTCAGCAG CTGTCACCGGTGCTGGAGTCAGCGTTCTCAGACAACAGTGCATCTGACTACCTGCTGCCCAGAGCTGATCTCCTCAGCCCGTTCTCCTCCACCTCATCAGCCTCCTCAGGTCAAG GCCAACTCAAATTGGTCTCTTCAGGAATATTCCCCTTGCAGCTGAATCTCCAGCAGAGAGGCCAGACACAAGCACAGCCACCTCCTCACTGCTCCCCTCCACCCTGGGACACCTCGGGACTGGAGCAGACTGAG TTTCAGCCTTTCTCTCAGCCCAGAGGTATGACAGACGGTGTCTCCTGGTCCAGTGGATCAAACCCGACCTTTTACCAACTGGAGACACCCACAGCAGCCCAAGTCCTGTTTGGAAGTCCAAAGCCAAA TAAGGCCAGGGACCGTGCAAGACGTGAAGTCACCTTCTCTCTAAACCAAGCGGGGGACAAGGACCCCATCTTGGACTTCACTCTTAACCAGTCAGAAA CTTCTCATTTTGGGAGTGCAAAAACAAGGCTATATCTCAAAGAGGAAACACCAGTCAAATCTTCAGCACCACA aACTGTCCCTGACTCACAGTGCATGGGAGTGGAG CTCTCCAACTGCACTGACATGAACTTTT CATGCCTTGAACACAACAATGGCTGCATGAATGGCTGTGAATTTTCGCCAAGTTACTCTTGTAGAGGAGGTTACCTTAGTTCAGATTCGAATGAT GATGAAGAATTTTGTCAGTCGATGGACCACACCTGCTGCACAGATACTGTAAACCCAAACCTGGGCTCGGAGGGGAATCCAACACACAGGCCTCTCACTCCACACATAAAACCCCAAAAGAACACCGGAGATTATCAGAAATGTATGGAGAATGACTTGAGAAGTGATGGCACAGCTCAGTTTGTATCTCCTCACTCTCAAACTCCAATCTCAGAGCAATGCAAATTCGAGAAAACCTCCAATGAAATGCGAAACGCAGGAACTCAAACCGTCAACATTTTCACAGTCGAGACATGCGACGCTTCGACTCAGTGCAGTCTGTTATTAGACAGCGTGAGCAAAGCCCCTGGGTTCAACTTGCACCTGCCACCTGTTGACATGTCAGTACAACATTCAGCCACAGGGAGGCAGACTGGCTGCATAGACGCTGCTGCAGagtcaaccacacacacagattcatcAGCCAACTCCAGGAGTGGAGGGAACCATACGCCCTGGAGCAAGACACAATTCAAGGCTGGCTCCCTATCAGGCATATTAAACAAATTCACTGCAAACATTAGTGAAGGCAAAGTGATCCTGCAGAGACCCATAAACCCCTTTGTAGATGTTTTGAGCATGACTGAAGGCAAAG GTGAGCAGGATGGAGAGGGCAGAGACGAGAGAGGGCAACAAGAAAACGGCCCTCTGATGAAAGACTTCTCAGACGAAGTGAGGGAGGAGCTCACATCTACCACCAGAGTTAACAGGCTCTCAGAAGAGGCAGAAACACTTCAGGAAATAGCCGACATTTTGCTCCTGctgaagcagagaaagagagagggatga